One Pseudodesulfovibrio cashew DNA window includes the following coding sequences:
- a CDS encoding F0F1 ATP synthase subunit epsilon yields the protein MANTLKLEIVTPDRKVLSEEVEYVGAPGIMGEFGVLPNHVPFLSALGIGNLHYKQDGKAYYVFVAGGFAEVSHNQVTILAEVAEKATEIDVERAQKAKARAEERSAKAKEKMDAARNQAALKRAITRISAKSCGKNAGTC from the coding sequence ATGGCCAATACGTTGAAACTTGAGATCGTCACTCCCGACCGCAAGGTTTTGTCGGAAGAGGTGGAGTACGTGGGAGCACCCGGCATCATGGGTGAATTCGGTGTCCTGCCGAACCACGTTCCCTTCCTGTCCGCCTTGGGAATCGGCAATCTCCATTACAAACAAGACGGCAAGGCGTACTATGTCTTCGTCGCCGGTGGATTCGCCGAAGTAAGCCACAACCAGGTCACCATTCTGGCCGAGGTTGCTGAAAAGGCCACCGAGATCGACGTCGAACGCGCCCAGAAAGCCAAGGCTCGCGCTGAAGAGCGTTCCGCCAAGGCCAAGGAAAAGATGGATGCCGCCCGCAATCAGGCTGCACTGAAGCGCGCTATAACGCGCATCAGCGCCAAGTCCTGCGGCAAAAACGCCGGCACCTGCTAA
- a CDS encoding pyridoxal phosphate-dependent aminotransferase, translating into MRISERLARIKPSATLAVNAKAQELRAQGREIISLAVGQPDFGTPKHVCDAAKAALDEGFTRYTPVPGIPELRDAVAHYYKQFYSADAIGNNTIICNGGKQVLYNLLMALVNPGDEVLIPAPYWVSYPAMVQLADGVSVFVPSTAEQDYLVTIDALDAARTDKTRVLILNSPSNPTGCCYTQAQLEEIAAWARKHGIFIISDEVYDRLVYPPATPVSLSKTWEAYPETIAIVGALSKSFCMTGWRVGYALAHEDLIKAMSKIQGQSTSNINSITQKAALIGLTGSWHIVDEMKVSFQRRRDIAYEIISGWGAPCPLPGGAFYLFPVLNQFYTDDAPDSATMCTKILEEVGVALVPGSAFGDDKCIRFSYAVDDDTLVKALTKVGKVLTGK; encoded by the coding sequence ATGCGAATTTCCGAACGACTGGCGCGCATCAAGCCGTCAGCCACCCTCGCAGTCAACGCCAAGGCACAGGAACTGCGAGCTCAGGGAAGGGAGATCATTTCACTTGCCGTCGGCCAGCCCGACTTCGGCACCCCGAAACATGTTTGCGACGCGGCCAAAGCAGCCCTGGACGAAGGGTTCACTCGCTACACGCCGGTTCCGGGTATCCCCGAACTTCGCGACGCAGTCGCTCACTACTACAAGCAATTTTACAGCGCTGATGCCATAGGAAACAACACGATCATCTGTAATGGCGGCAAACAGGTGCTCTACAACCTGCTCATGGCCCTGGTGAACCCCGGTGACGAAGTGCTCATCCCCGCCCCTTACTGGGTTTCCTACCCGGCCATGGTCCAATTGGCGGACGGCGTCTCGGTCTTTGTTCCAAGCACGGCAGAACAGGATTATCTGGTCACAATCGATGCCCTCGATGCTGCGCGCACCGATAAAACCCGCGTGCTGATCCTCAACTCGCCGTCTAATCCTACCGGCTGTTGCTATACTCAGGCCCAGCTGGAAGAGATCGCGGCCTGGGCTCGGAAACACGGTATTTTCATCATCTCCGACGAGGTCTACGACCGGCTGGTCTACCCTCCCGCTACGCCGGTTTCCCTGTCCAAGACCTGGGAAGCCTACCCTGAGACCATCGCCATCGTCGGTGCCCTCTCCAAGTCATTCTGCATGACGGGCTGGCGCGTGGGTTATGCCCTGGCCCACGAGGACCTCATCAAGGCCATGTCCAAGATCCAGGGCCAGTCCACATCGAACATTAACTCCATCACCCAGAAAGCAGCTTTGATAGGGCTGACCGGCTCCTGGCATATCGTCGACGAAATGAAGGTCTCTTTTCAACGCCGCCGCGACATCGCCTACGAGATCATCTCCGGCTGGGGCGCGCCCTGTCCGCTGCCCGGCGGGGCCTTCTATCTCTTCCCGGTGCTGAACCAATTCTACACCGACGACGCCCCGGATTCGGCGACCATGTGCACCAAGATTCTCGAAGAGGTCGGCGTGGCCCTGGTCCCAGGCTCCGCCTTCGGCGACGACAAGTGTATCCGCTTCTCCTACGCGGTGGACGATGACACCCTGGTGAAGGCGCTGACCAAAGTCGGCAAGGTCCTCACCGGCAAGTAA
- a CDS encoding MerR family transcriptional regulator gives MYTVGRLARKHGLSRSTLLYYHRLGVLSPSGHSKGEYRSYSDADSARLGKICEYRRAGIPLKTIASMLDGDAETVVAEALERRLIELNEEMADLREQQRVVTRLLGRRDLVGACAGLDKEAWVALLEAAGFSEEDMQQWHVRFERGDPERHEAFLRRLAIPEEEIFAIRAASAKAG, from the coding sequence ATGTACACAGTGGGAAGGCTGGCTAGGAAGCACGGGCTGTCACGTTCAACATTGCTCTATTATCACCGCCTCGGGGTGCTCTCGCCCTCAGGACACTCCAAGGGCGAGTATCGCTCTTATTCCGATGCGGACTCGGCGCGTCTTGGGAAAATTTGTGAATACCGGCGAGCCGGGATTCCGCTCAAGACGATTGCTTCCATGCTGGACGGCGATGCTGAAACCGTTGTGGCTGAGGCGCTGGAACGACGCCTTATCGAGCTGAACGAGGAGATGGCAGACTTGCGTGAACAGCAGCGGGTCGTGACTCGTCTGCTCGGGAGGCGCGATCTGGTCGGCGCGTGTGCGGGTCTGGACAAGGAGGCCTGGGTTGCGTTGCTGGAAGCCGCTGGTTTCAGCGAAGAGGACATGCAGCAGTGGCACGTTCGTTTCGAGCGAGGCGACCCTGAGCGACATGAGGCTTTTCTTCGCCGTCTGGCCATTCCGGAAGAGGAGATCTTCGCTATAAGGGCTGCGTCGGCCAAGGCAGGATAA
- a CDS encoding vitamin B12-dependent ribonucleotide reductase, with amino-acid sequence MSTLKMPASLPDPIINENAKIVLKRRYQRKDADGIVYESVKELFWRVASAIAEEEAKYDGSSYKPAKLAREFYDLMTTYRFLPNSPTLMNAGTDIGQLAACFVLPVADDIEGIFDAVKHAAMIHKSGGGTGFSFSRLRAKDSVVGSTGGVASGPLSFLKIFNCATEQIKQGGTRRGANMGILRVDHPDVMDFIKAKERDGELNNFNLSIGLTEQFMRAVEKKEDYDLVAPNSGEVVGQLNAREVFNILVNKAWESGDPGIVFLDRINRDNPTPKLGEIESTNPCGEQPLLPYEACNLGSINLGKCYLKGKNGHDSEIDWEELKRIVHLSVRFLDNVIDASVYPLDQITEMVGKNRKIGLGVMGWADLLYQLKISYNSQTAVDLAERVMKFVRDESRSASKLLAKERGEFPAYPESVFGEANLGPYRNATTTTIAPTGTLSIIAGCSSGVEPLFALSFVRNVMDNDKLVETNPFFEAAVKDADAYSAKLMEEIAKVGTIKKMDHLPEELRRVFVTAMDIEPIWHLKMQAAFQKFTDNAVSKTVNLPNSATKEEIWDIYWKAYEFGCKGVTVYRDGSKISQVLCTGDDKKKKEEAKEGASVVKDRPDVIYGFTQKIDTGLGVLFLTVNEMNGKPFEVFATIGKSGGSITAKAEAIGRLVSLALRSGVEVREIVKQLKGIGGENPKFMKKKLVKSIPDAIAFVFESRYLQGDHVDVDVASLNKELCPECGEPLVFEEGCHICKSCAFTKCG; translated from the coding sequence ATGTCCACGCTCAAGATGCCAGCCAGTTTGCCTGATCCGATCATCAACGAAAACGCCAAAATTGTCCTGAAGAGACGGTATCAGCGCAAGGATGCCGACGGGATCGTCTACGAGTCGGTGAAGGAGCTGTTCTGGCGCGTGGCTTCGGCCATTGCCGAGGAGGAGGCCAAGTACGACGGGTCCTCCTACAAGCCCGCCAAGCTGGCGCGCGAGTTCTATGACCTGATGACGACGTACCGCTTCCTCCCCAACTCCCCGACGCTGATGAACGCGGGAACGGACATCGGCCAGCTGGCAGCCTGCTTCGTCCTTCCCGTTGCCGACGACATCGAAGGCATCTTCGACGCGGTCAAGCACGCTGCCATGATCCACAAGTCCGGCGGCGGCACCGGCTTCTCCTTCTCCCGCCTGCGCGCCAAGGACTCCGTGGTCGGCTCCACCGGCGGCGTGGCCTCCGGTCCCCTCTCCTTCCTCAAGATTTTCAATTGCGCCACCGAGCAGATCAAGCAGGGCGGCACCCGGCGCGGGGCCAACATGGGCATCCTGCGCGTGGATCACCCCGATGTCATGGACTTCATCAAGGCCAAGGAGCGCGACGGCGAGTTGAACAACTTCAACCTGTCCATCGGCCTGACCGAGCAGTTCATGCGCGCCGTGGAAAAGAAGGAGGACTACGACCTGGTGGCCCCGAATTCCGGCGAGGTGGTCGGGCAGCTCAATGCCCGCGAGGTCTTCAACATTCTGGTCAACAAGGCGTGGGAGTCCGGCGATCCCGGCATCGTCTTCCTGGACCGCATCAACCGCGACAACCCCACGCCCAAGCTCGGCGAGATCGAGTCCACCAACCCCTGCGGCGAGCAGCCCCTGCTGCCCTACGAGGCCTGCAACCTCGGCTCCATCAACCTCGGCAAGTGCTACCTCAAGGGCAAGAACGGCCACGACTCCGAAATCGACTGGGAGGAATTGAAGCGCATCGTCCATCTTTCCGTCCGTTTCCTGGACAACGTCATCGACGCCTCCGTCTATCCGTTGGACCAGATCACCGAGATGGTCGGCAAAAACCGCAAGATCGGCCTGGGCGTCATGGGCTGGGCCGACCTTCTGTACCAGCTCAAGATTTCCTACAACTCCCAGACCGCAGTGGACCTGGCCGAGCGGGTCATGAAGTTCGTGCGCGACGAGTCGCGGTCCGCATCCAAGCTGCTGGCCAAGGAGCGGGGCGAGTTCCCCGCCTATCCGGAGTCCGTGTTCGGCGAGGCCAACCTCGGCCCCTACCGCAACGCCACCACCACGACCATCGCGCCCACCGGAACCCTGTCCATCATCGCGGGCTGCTCCTCTGGCGTGGAGCCGCTCTTCGCCCTGAGCTTCGTGCGCAACGTCATGGACAATGACAAGCTGGTGGAGACCAACCCGTTCTTCGAGGCCGCCGTCAAGGACGCCGACGCCTATTCCGCCAAGCTCATGGAGGAGATCGCCAAGGTCGGCACCATCAAGAAGATGGATCACCTGCCCGAGGAGCTGCGCCGGGTCTTCGTGACCGCCATGGACATCGAGCCCATCTGGCACCTGAAGATGCAGGCCGCCTTCCAGAAGTTCACTGACAACGCGGTGTCCAAGACCGTCAATCTGCCCAATTCGGCCACCAAGGAAGAGATCTGGGACATCTACTGGAAGGCCTATGAATTCGGCTGCAAGGGCGTCACGGTCTACCGCGACGGCTCCAAGATCTCCCAGGTGCTGTGCACGGGCGACGACAAGAAAAAGAAGGAGGAGGCCAAGGAGGGCGCTTCGGTGGTCAAGGACCGTCCGGACGTTATTTACGGCTTCACCCAGAAGATCGACACCGGCCTTGGCGTGCTGTTCCTCACGGTCAACGAGATGAACGGCAAGCCCTTTGAGGTCTTCGCCACCATCGGCAAGTCCGGCGGCTCCATCACGGCCAAGGCCGAGGCCATCGGTCGGCTGGTCTCCCTGGCGCTGCGCTCCGGAGTGGAAGTTCGTGAGATCGTCAAACAGCTCAAGGGCATCGGTGGCGAGAATCCCAAGTTCATGAAGAAGAAGCTGGTCAAGTCCATCCCGGACGCCATCGCCTTCGTCTTCGAGTCCCGTTATCTTCAGGGCGACCACGTGGACGTGGATGTCGCTTCCCTGAACAAGGAGCTCTGCCCCGAGTGCGGCGAGCCCCTGGTTTTCGAGGAAGGTTGCCACATCTGCAAGTCCTGCGCGTTCACCAAGTGTGGCTAG
- a CDS encoding Hsp20/alpha crystallin family protein: MSEIVKKQETEVTRYRPATDILEREDGFHIYIDLPGVKRENMVIDLQDDELTVSGKTSLAQGEKEHFVEAQFGDCEYLRSIAISDIIDRERIKANLDGGVLELFLPKVEKIKPKRIEITSA, encoded by the coding sequence ATGAGCGAGATCGTGAAAAAGCAAGAGACCGAGGTGACCCGCTACCGTCCCGCCACCGACATCCTGGAGCGGGAGGACGGCTTTCATATCTACATCGACCTGCCAGGGGTCAAACGGGAGAACATGGTCATCGACCTGCAGGACGATGAACTGACTGTCTCCGGCAAGACCTCTCTGGCCCAGGGAGAAAAGGAACACTTCGTGGAGGCCCAGTTCGGGGATTGCGAGTACCTGCGTTCCATCGCCATCAGCGACATCATCGACCGCGAGCGAATCAAGGCCAACCTGGACGGTGGAGTCCTGGAGCTCTTCCTGCCCAAGGTGGAAAAGATCAAGCCCAAGCGAATCGAAATCACCTCGGCGTAA
- a CDS encoding Hsp20/alpha crystallin family protein, translating into MVIDFNTLYNFPSRFDRVFEDFFKAPMGNDRRLAYPPLNLSNDDEAIYVRAEVPGVKLEDVELTLTDKTLVLKGERSAPEGKFYRQERPSGVFHRVINIGVPVDRDKVTATMADGILTVTLPKAAEVKPRNISIEVA; encoded by the coding sequence ATGGTTATCGATTTCAATACGCTCTACAATTTTCCGTCCCGGTTCGACCGGGTATTCGAGGATTTCTTCAAAGCGCCCATGGGCAACGACCGCCGCCTGGCCTACCCTCCGCTCAATCTGAGCAATGACGATGAAGCCATCTACGTTCGCGCGGAAGTGCCCGGAGTCAAGCTGGAAGACGTGGAACTCACCCTCACGGACAAGACGCTGGTGCTCAAGGGCGAACGCTCCGCTCCAGAAGGCAAATTCTACCGACAGGAGCGCCCGAGCGGCGTTTTCCACAGGGTGATCAACATCGGCGTGCCGGTTGACCGCGACAAGGTCACCGCCACCATGGCCGACGGCATCCTGACCGTAACCCTGCCCAAGGCTGCGGAAGTCAAGCCGCGAAACATCAGCATCGAAGTCGCGTAA
- a CDS encoding Trm112 family protein: MPLKKDLLDILACPACKGKVTLKPAGDGLECPKCKVVYPVKDDIPIMLVDQAVKTSEWTGSK; this comes from the coding sequence ATGCCCCTGAAAAAAGATCTGCTCGATATCCTCGCCTGCCCGGCCTGCAAGGGCAAAGTCACCCTCAAGCCCGCCGGGGACGGCCTGGAATGCCCCAAGTGCAAAGTGGTCTATCCGGTCAAGGACGACATCCCCATCATGCTGGTGGATCAGGCCGTCAAGACCTCGGAGTGGACCGGTTCCAAATAA
- a CDS encoding response regulator, translating to MCTSSPEEGKASMAPIPHSVLVVDDDESFRRLLCRCAEGLGCRLTYACDGEDAVDLFESGRFDLIVMDIIMPLMDGVDAIRAIRKLEAKSGRGATPILALSAESDVETGVNAMDAGATRMLPKSVGFSGLTEAMRDMLSGVP from the coding sequence ATGTGTACCAGCAGCCCGGAGGAAGGTAAAGCAAGCATGGCCCCCATCCCGCATTCCGTACTCGTGGTCGACGACGACGAGAGCTTCAGAAGGCTCCTCTGCCGCTGCGCCGAGGGCCTGGGCTGCCGCCTGACCTATGCCTGCGACGGCGAAGACGCCGTGGACCTGTTTGAGAGCGGACGGTTTGACCTGATCGTCATGGATATCATCATGCCGCTCATGGACGGGGTGGACGCCATCCGGGCCATTCGCAAGCTGGAGGCGAAGTCAGGACGGGGGGCGACGCCCATCCTCGCCCTTTCCGCAGAAAGCGACGTGGAGACCGGGGTGAACGCCATGGACGCCGGGGCCACGCGCATGCTGCCCAAGTCCGTGGGCTTTTCGGGACTGACCGAGGCCATGCGCGACATGCTTTCGGGCGTTCCCTGA
- a CDS encoding PHP domain-containing protein — MSIDLHTHSTASDGTFTPTQLVRHAKELGLSAIALTDHDTFSGLDEAREAGEYYGVEVIRGCELSLESPAGAGWLHMVALWVPENPTELQEAIDWVIEGRLTRNHEIVEKLRAQGVNITYEAVAARADGTIGRPHFAQELVHLGVVSSINEAFQVWIGDNGRAYVPKRKLKPKQALDILNNIGATSILAHPFALGLNMKQTEKLVAEFKEMGLDGLEVIYSEHSEEQTKGYWDMAVRHNLLISGGSDFHGEVKPHIELGTGKGGLHVPDELLMAMKERRKDRGLPV; from the coding sequence ATGAGCATAGATCTGCATACCCATTCCACCGCCTCGGACGGCACCTTCACCCCCACCCAACTGGTGCGGCACGCCAAGGAGCTCGGCCTGTCCGCCATCGCACTGACCGACCACGACACCTTTTCCGGCCTGGATGAGGCCCGGGAGGCGGGCGAGTACTATGGCGTGGAGGTCATTCGAGGGTGTGAACTCAGCCTGGAATCGCCCGCGGGCGCGGGCTGGCTGCACATGGTGGCTCTCTGGGTCCCCGAGAATCCCACGGAACTCCAGGAGGCCATCGATTGGGTCATCGAGGGACGATTGACCCGCAACCACGAGATCGTGGAGAAGCTGCGTGCCCAGGGCGTCAACATCACCTACGAGGCTGTGGCGGCCCGGGCCGACGGCACCATCGGTCGGCCCCATTTCGCCCAGGAGCTGGTCCATCTCGGCGTGGTCTCCTCCATCAACGAGGCCTTCCAGGTCTGGATAGGCGACAATGGCAGGGCCTATGTGCCCAAGCGCAAGCTCAAGCCCAAGCAGGCCCTGGACATCCTGAATAACATCGGTGCCACCTCCATCCTCGCCCACCCCTTCGCCCTGGGCCTGAACATGAAGCAGACCGAGAAGCTGGTGGCGGAGTTCAAGGAGATGGGGCTGGACGGCCTTGAGGTCATCTACTCCGAGCACTCCGAGGAGCAGACCAAGGGCTATTGGGACATGGCCGTGCGCCACAACCTGCTCATCAGCGGCGGGTCCGACTTCCACGGCGAGGTCAAGCCGCACATCGAGCTCGGCACGGGCAAGGGCGGGCTGCACGTCCCCGACGAGCTGCTCATGGCCATGAAGGAGCGCCGCAAGGATCGCGGGCTGCCGGTTTAA
- a CDS encoding peptidase U32 family protein: protein MSDFVPELLVPAGDMEKLETAIAYGADAVYLGGGSLNLRAGAGGFTPDELRVGMARARAAGVKVYFTLNVFPREHMLPEVRDYIALLGELGPDAVIAADPGVIRMLGRELPEVPIHVSTQANTANSESVRFWRELGAKRVNVARELRSQELLEMLAIARTEMPGMELEIFVHGAQCMAVSGRCYMSAYLNDRPGNLGECSHPCRYEYKPAAVSFEERTRPGEQLWEIRDYPLEDGGQFTFEEADDEFRFEPEGSGETPETPVEPALTLAQETGSWTKFFAAQDLCLLHYLEWFARMKVASVKVEGRTKSSAYLAQVTDAYKTALRDIPKGEFKPEKYLSELVNAASRPLTTGFFDPDRRGAIALPPDEGEKRPVLARVLEKAGDGRWLVQAKSRWETDRDMELLLPGLVRPRISPEDYGVENDLGQGLDILHPGQKGVLICDHPEIGPGLFIRKPWDLEHLD, encoded by the coding sequence ATGAGCGACTTCGTACCCGAACTGCTGGTTCCCGCCGGGGACATGGAAAAGCTGGAAACCGCCATCGCCTACGGCGCGGACGCGGTCTACCTGGGCGGCGGCAGCCTCAATCTGCGGGCCGGGGCAGGGGGCTTCACCCCGGACGAGCTTCGCGTGGGCATGGCCCGGGCGCGGGCCGCCGGGGTAAAGGTCTACTTTACGCTCAATGTCTTTCCGCGCGAGCATATGCTGCCCGAGGTGCGGGACTACATCGCGCTGCTGGGCGAGCTCGGGCCGGACGCGGTCATCGCCGCGGACCCCGGCGTCATCCGCATGCTCGGGCGCGAGCTGCCCGAGGTGCCGATTCACGTCTCCACCCAGGCCAACACGGCCAACTCCGAGTCGGTCCGCTTCTGGCGGGAGCTTGGCGCCAAGCGCGTCAATGTGGCCCGTGAGCTGCGTTCCCAGGAGCTCCTGGAGATGCTCGCCATCGCCCGCACCGAGATGCCGGGCATGGAGCTGGAAATTTTCGTGCATGGCGCCCAGTGCATGGCCGTGTCCGGGCGCTGCTACATGTCCGCCTACCTCAACGACCGGCCCGGCAATCTGGGGGAATGCTCCCACCCGTGCCGCTACGAGTACAAGCCTGCCGCCGTGTCATTCGAGGAGCGCACCCGGCCCGGTGAGCAGCTCTGGGAGATCCGCGACTATCCCCTGGAAGACGGCGGCCAGTTCACCTTCGAAGAGGCTGACGACGAGTTTCGCTTCGAGCCCGAGGGCAGCGGGGAGACGCCGGAAACTCCGGTCGAGCCCGCCCTGACCCTGGCCCAGGAGACCGGCTCCTGGACCAAGTTCTTCGCGGCCCAGGATCTCTGCCTGCTGCACTATCTGGAATGGTTCGCGCGCATGAAGGTCGCCTCGGTCAAGGTGGAGGGACGGACCAAGAGTTCCGCCTACCTGGCCCAGGTTACGGACGCCTACAAGACCGCGCTCCGCGACATCCCCAAGGGAGAGTTCAAGCCGGAGAAATATCTCTCGGAGCTGGTCAACGCCGCTTCCAGGCCGCTGACCACGGGCTTCTTCGACCCGGACCGGCGCGGGGCCATCGCCCTGCCTCCCGATGAAGGAGAGAAGCGCCCGGTCCTGGCGCGCGTGCTCGAAAAGGCTGGCGACGGCAGGTGGCTGGTTCAGGCCAAGTCGCGCTGGGAAACGGACCGGGACATGGAACTGCTCCTGCCCGGCCTGGTGCGCCCGCGCATCTCGCCCGAGGACTACGGAGTGGAAAACGACCTCGGGCAGGGACTGGACATACTCCATCCCGGCCAGAAGGGCGTGCTCATCTGCGACCACCCGGAGATCGGGCCCGGCCTGTTCATTCGCAAGCCGTGGGATTTGGAGCACCTCGACTAG
- the mobA gene encoding molybdenum cofactor guanylyltransferase has protein sequence MRETGFDIAGVILAGGLGTRLGNVKKALLDIGGRTILDRLLEVYRPIFPEILIAARDEANFAAYGLPVARDRFAARSSLTGIHAGLDAMRASHGFFAACDAPFLQPGLVELLLAEAAPEDDVVIPLKEDGYREPLCAIYSKRCLEFITPQLEREDFKIIRFFEHVRVKEVPVSRLRGGDPDLLSFFNVNRPEDLARAREMAESF, from the coding sequence ATGAGGGAAACGGGATTCGATATCGCGGGGGTCATCCTGGCAGGAGGCCTCGGCACGCGGCTGGGGAACGTCAAGAAGGCGCTGCTGGACATCGGTGGCAGGACCATTCTGGACCGGCTGCTGGAAGTCTATCGCCCCATTTTCCCGGAAATTCTCATCGCCGCCCGCGACGAGGCGAACTTCGCCGCATACGGCCTGCCCGTGGCCAGAGACCGTTTCGCGGCGCGCTCCTCCCTGACCGGCATCCATGCCGGGCTGGACGCAATGCGTGCGAGCCACGGCTTCTTCGCGGCCTGCGACGCGCCCTTTCTCCAGCCCGGGCTGGTCGAGCTGCTGCTGGCCGAGGCCGCACCCGAAGACGACGTGGTCATCCCCCTCAAGGAGGACGGCTACCGGGAGCCGCTGTGCGCGATCTACTCCAAGCGGTGCCTGGAATTCATCACTCCCCAACTGGAGCGGGAAGACTTCAAGATCATCCGCTTCTTCGAGCACGTACGAGTCAAGGAAGTGCCGGTATCCCGGCTGCGCGGCGGCGACCCGGACCTGCTCTCCTTCTTCAACGTCAATCGCCCCGAGGACCTTGCCCGGGCGCGGGAGATGGCGGAAAGTTTCTAG
- a CDS encoding alpha/beta hydrolase, with the protein MERVHKRSAAVYNASMRILFSLLGLAGLAYLAAVLWVYASQGRLLFYPRTELEGTPDLMGLAYEDVRLSNALGTHLHGWWVPHETARFTVLFSHGNGGNVSHRLETLRLFHSLGLSTLLYDYSGYGQSGGEPSETAMRADARAVWDWLTQERGVAPERIILFGRSLGGAVTARLASELAAEGVSPAGMVLESTFTSVADMGARLYPWLPVRLLVKYRYDSAKALSGLQVPALFAHAEEDEIVPYALGRELYEGYDGPKDFFLLRGGHNDGYLFMGPDYPEGLDRFLAGLEK; encoded by the coding sequence ATGGAAAGGGTCCACAAACGGTCCGCCGCCGTGTATAACGCCTCCATGCGCATCCTTTTTTCGCTTCTCGGCCTTGCCGGTCTCGCCTACCTCGCCGCCGTCCTCTGGGTCTATGCTTCCCAGGGGCGGCTCCTGTTCTATCCTCGCACCGAGCTGGAAGGCACGCCGGACCTCATGGGCCTTGCCTACGAGGACGTCCGGCTGAGCAACGCCCTGGGCACGCACCTTCACGGCTGGTGGGTTCCCCATGAGACGGCCCGGTTCACGGTGCTTTTTTCCCATGGTAACGGCGGCAATGTCTCCCACCGGTTGGAGACGTTGCGTCTTTTCCATTCGTTGGGGCTGTCCACGCTGCTCTACGATTATTCCGGCTACGGGCAGAGCGGCGGCGAGCCGTCCGAGACGGCCATGCGCGCCGACGCGCGGGCGGTCTGGGACTGGCTGACGCAGGAGCGGGGCGTGGCCCCGGAGCGAATCATTCTCTTCGGGCGTTCCCTGGGCGGCGCGGTCACGGCGCGGCTGGCGTCCGAGCTTGCGGCGGAAGGCGTTTCCCCCGCCGGAATGGTTCTGGAGTCCACCTTTACCTCGGTGGCTGACATGGGCGCGCGCCTTTACCCCTGGCTGCCCGTGCGCCTGCTGGTCAAATACCGCTACGACAGCGCGAAGGCCCTGTCCGGGCTCCAGGTCCCGGCACTGTTCGCCCACGCCGAGGAGGACGAGATCGTGCCCTATGCGTTGGGTCGGGAACTGTATGAAGGGTATGATGGCCCCAAGGACTTTTTTCTGCTGCGGGGCGGGCACAACGACGGCTATTTGTTCATGGGCCCGGACTATCCTGAAGGATTGGACCGCTTCCTTGCGGGTCTGGAGAAGTAG
- a CDS encoding nitroreductase family protein, with protein MPLITIDPDKCNHDGLCAQACPVYLIRMEKGALPEAIDRAKELCIRCGHCVAVCPTGALSNSLMPTEDFLPVPENRPGADEVEALLLSRRSVRGFRKEPIPREQLERLIEVARRAPTASNSQNVSWVMIQDPAKLERVKELTAGWMTTVDRLKRYAEGLERGRDMVLRGGTALAMAYAPEAYLWGVADSAIALTYMELMASGMGLGACWGGLVTSACGQVPELAELMGIPEEYKACGALMLGLPKQKHLLIPPRNPARVKWL; from the coding sequence GTGCCGCTGATCACCATCGACCCCGACAAATGCAACCACGACGGCCTGTGCGCACAGGCCTGTCCCGTCTACCTCATCCGAATGGAAAAGGGCGCGCTGCCCGAAGCCATCGACCGGGCGAAGGAGCTGTGCATCCGTTGTGGCCACTGCGTCGCAGTATGTCCCACGGGCGCGCTCTCCAACAGCCTGATGCCCACTGAGGATTTCCTGCCCGTACCGGAGAACCGGCCCGGCGCGGACGAGGTGGAGGCCCTGCTCCTCTCCCGGCGCTCGGTGCGCGGATTCCGCAAGGAGCCAATACCGAGGGAACAACTGGAGCGGCTCATCGAGGTGGCCCGGCGCGCGCCCACGGCCTCCAACTCCCAAAATGTTTCCTGGGTGATGATTCAGGACCCGGCAAAGCTTGAACGCGTCAAGGAGCTGACCGCCGGGTGGATGACCACCGTGGACCGTCTCAAACGATACGCCGAGGGACTTGAGCGGGGCCGGGACATGGTCCTGCGCGGCGGCACGGCCCTGGCCATGGCGTACGCGCCCGAGGCCTACCTCTGGGGCGTTGCCGACAGCGCCATCGCCCTGACCTACATGGAGCTCATGGCATCAGGCATGGGCCTCGGCGCCTGCTGGGGCGGTCTGGTGACCTCGGCCTGCGGCCAGGTCCCGGAACTGGCGGAGCTCATGGGCATCCCCGAGGAGTACAAGGCGTGCGGCGCGCTCATGCTCGGCCTGCCCAAACAGAAGCACCTGCTGATCCCGCCCAGGAACCCGGCGCGGGTAAAGTGGCTCTAA